AACAAAGCTGCTATACACATAGCCTCAAATCTAGTGTTTTATGAACGAACCAAGCATATCGAGATAGGTTGTCATGTGGTTCGAGAAAAACTCCAAAATGAGATCATTCAAACAATCCATATGCACACAAGCCAGCAACTCGCTGATTTATTTACCAAAACTCTTGGAGTTGTGTAATTTAACTACCTACTCAGCAAATTGGGTGTTATAAATATCTACACTAACTTGAGGGGGAGCGTTGAGGAAGACCACAAATCAAGGAGGAAACATGAGGCCCCAATTACGTGATATTTTCTTTTAAGAAAAATCAGCAAATCTCGTTATTATAGAAAGGAGCTGGAAATTAATTTAGAattaattttgtatttattcCATTGTTCTCCAATTACAAGTATAAATAGGGGTTGTAAATTGTTGTAAGATATACAAATTTtgaacagttttttttttaatatattcttcttcctttaatttttcacaaactttaaattttatataaGTTTAGTATACTCATAGAAATTACAATTTTAACGAGAATCCTTTACTTCTCTTGAACAATTAAGTCATATCGAACAATTTTAAAGCACCAATAGTATGATGCTAAAGTTAAGCTTAATCTGTCCTGATCATAAAACTTAAAAAAATTGATCTTAAACTAATtacttagatttattttgatTACAAAGGAAGCTTTTGTATCTCTAATTAAGCTTTTATTGACTTTTTATATTTGCTCTACTTGATAAATTTTATATGTTCATTTAGTTCacataaaaatgattttctcataCTTATTTTTCTCATCCCTCATTTgattttaggattttattttaaagaaggaaaaaaagaaatattcatttttctctttatttCAAACTTTATTTTTGTTACAGTAtttgtttaaaattaaatatttatttattcacttactatatatattattttattattaataactTATTAATTATTTTGTTCTAATCTTTATATTTTCTAGACTTCAAATGGGatttaataagaaaaaataattaaaataggaAATGTTGAGTTAAAATAGGCTCGGCTTGCTTCAGGAAGCCGTTTGATTTCAGAACGTCTTAACTGCTTTTACCAAATTGCCCTCCGGTTCTTTGTCTTTTCCGACTTTTCCCTCCAACAACTTCATTTGATTTTCTTCCTTCCCCACACAACTCTCTACACCCCACTGCAACGgactgcgtgtgtgtgtgtgtgtgtgtgtgtgagagagagagagagagagagagagagagagagagagagagagagcaagcatGGATGGTTCCTTTAGTTCTAATGCGGAAAATGGCGGCGTTGGAGGTAATTTCATTTCGTTTGGCTTTCTTCCTTGTATTGGCTCCTGTTTCTGTCATACCACGAAAAACCCTAAAATGCTAATTTTTTCATGCGTTTTGTTTTGTTCGTCATTGTTGTTGCTCATCTATTCATCTATGTGAAGTTGTAAAAACTGAATCATTGATTTTGTTCGGCAACCTACTTTCTTCAAATTTCCGGGTCTTGCTGCTGCACTTGTGAAATTCAAGAAATTTTGTTACCAATTTGGGTCTTTGTGGTTCGGATTTGTGGGTTTGATGAGATAGGTGCAAATGTTGGTTCATTGAATGGAACCCTTAATTGTTTTCGAAGTTCTTAGGGTTCTTTCAACTACTGAGAAAATTAGTAACATGTATTGGATTTTATTAGGGTTTCGTTTGTTGGATCGCTGAGAAATTCGGTGAAAAATAGTTTACTGGATTTAATTCATTTGGCATAGTGTTTTTCTGTAATTGAGAAGATTTGTACGGTCGTCACAGATAACCCCAAAATAGATAAGATAGCGAAGAGATTTTCTTATGGAAATGGCACAAGGAAGAAGCTTGCTGACATTAGCAACTTGCCCCAGCAATCACAACCCTCGTGCCAAGTTGAAAAGCTTCAGTGCACTAAAGAATACATTGACCAGCTCCACAAGGTATATATCATTAGCagtttttatgtttttgtttctgGGGTTTTTTCTACTTCCCACGAAGATGAGTTTAGCTTAGTTGATCTGAATTGTGATATGTGATCCAGGAAAATATGGCATTGATGAAACTTCTAGCAGACAGAAAGTATCCTTCACAACTTGTGTGATTTAGTGTATATTTTTTTCATGGTCAAACTCAGTTGATATAATTTGCTTTGGTCATTCTTTTATCttgggattttattttatttttaaaaatttttgacaACAGTAAAATCATTGAACTGAGTGGACTGGAGTTACAGAAGCTGCGAATCGCTTTGCAGAAAGTGCAGCAACAGAATTTGCAGCTGGCTCAAGCAAACAGCCAGATGTTGGCGGTCTGTGCCCTTTGATCATTTCTCAAGACTTAATCATTCATGTTTTCATCTAGGTGGTTACGTTTTTGAAAACTTGCTTGCAAAATATTGAGCTCTTGGTGATATTGTTTGTATTCCTTGAATTTTGCAGGAACTTAATTCAGGTAAagatagggtgagtttttgtggATGCCAAGTTTATAGAAATTTAGTCCTGCTTGATACCAAAATTTGTATAGCTTCTGCGGACTTACCCTTGCTGTTTTCTTGTCAGTTAAAGGCACTTCAGCATGAGCTTGGATGCAAAAATGGCTTGCTTAAAGCCAGAGCTCTGGAGTTGGGGGTCAGTTTAATAATTATCTTTTCTATTATCATAATTTCAGGAAGGTTATCATTGTATTTATTTCCTAAAACCTTCTTTGATTTCTCAGGGGAAAGCCAAAAGGAAAAGATGTCGAGATAGTAGCAACCAGGTGTTTAAGAAGATGTTCTTTGTCAAGTATCTATTACATTAATTTTAAGAACTAATAATTTGTCAGCATTTGTGTTATTGGTGATTTGTCTTTGTGCAACATACAGGTAGGAGCAATCAAATGTGTGAAGACAGAAGGAATGTTGCAAGTAGACAAAGATGATAATATATCTTGCAATTTGGACAGAAAGGAGCAGCACAGAGACCAATGTAATTTCTGGATTTTTACTGTAGAACATCCTTTATGGTCATAAATTTATTTCTCACGGATTGTTTGCAGCTATGGGCGCTTCTACCACCATACAAGTCCAGGCAAAAGAGAAAGCAGACAACAAAAGGTGATTGTTTgtgttaatattttttatttcctctAGTATTTGTGTGGTTAAGGCTTTTAGACATTTTAGATGATTAGAGAATTTCAtgtgttttcataatttttaacagGACCTGTTCAAGAAGGCAATCTACTAGGTTTAAATCTGGAGAACCAGAACTGACTGAAGACTTGTTTGAGATAGATGATGCTAAATTTCCTGTCAGTCCATTGCGGGATGATCCAATGCAGGAAAATGGTTCAACTTCATCAAGCTCCTTGGGCAAAAAAAAAGACAAAGAAGGAAATGTTACACCTaggtatgaagctcaagaatttcgAAGATCATCTATTGGAAGGCCATCGCGCCGAGCAGCTGAGAGAGTTCAATCCTACAAGGAAGTTCCGCTGAATGTGAAAATGCGGAGATCAGAGTGAGTTCGCTATCTCCTGAACTAATTTTGCACATTGTTGCTAGGAGTGGCTGAAAAATGGAGACGCATGAAAAGTTTTTCATGcatccttctttcttttcttcttgatGATATTGTTGTTTCATATCCATTTTATTCCTTTTGGGATCAGTGTTGCTAATTCAGTGTAAATCTTAAGAATTACACATGTTCTTTATTGATCATGTGTGGCTGAAAATTAAGAAGTGCATGATATCAAAGGCTTTGCTTTATTAAAATTGAATTGCATTTGAACAGGCTTAACTCTTTTAACAAAATTACATGTTATGTTCAGTTACTCTTCTTTTCCTTTCATCACTTTTTATTGAGAAAGGGGTTTAGATTTCCAATTTATTAGTGGCTGCATATGTAAATTAGATTCCTTGATGATGTTGATTTATTATTTGATCAGTGACTGGTGAGTTTTTCTTGTATGATTAACAAACGAGACTTTTTATTGAGggtttgagctttcaatcatTTGTAAACAATAATTTATTGTTTTACATGATTATAGTTCTTGGTAAGATTATTGATTTATGTAAACTTGTGGCtggtgtgggggggggggggggtgagtcaTTATTCTTTTGAAAGAGCAATGCAAATAAGAtttgaacaattaaataaattCAATGGTATGGAAGTTGCATTTTTTTGTTAGATGAAGCCAATTTGACCAGAGCTTGGCATATGATATTCAGAAGTTATAACTTATATTGGCTTGAATCTTCCAGACAACTGGGAAATGTGAACCTCATTTGTTTTCTCAAATTCTGTATTTGCTtttcctaaatcctaaacttgTAAAATAGCTCAAACTTAGGAGATACTAATATATATTCGTGGGATCTtgaattttttagtattttggatATCCTTTTTTACCTTATGATTAAATTATGCTAAGCATTAGGGGTTTAAGTTCTTTGAGTGACTGCATATTTTCAAAACTTATCTCTTTTTATGCATTTGAAATCCATTATTGGAAATTGATGGAAGGAAATTTAATGGGTGTGTGAGGATAAGGTATAGACTCTAGCCGAGCTAGGTCAGCCctctgaaatcacatttttctTGCTTCGCTGGTATCTTTCTATCCTTTGTTTAATGCAGCTCCCCCACTTTATTTTTTTGGGCCAAAGTTTGTGCCCTCCATGACTCATTTTTTAGATTATTTATATTTAGAAGGACATTTGTTTCTACCCACATTACTAGGTGCTTTTTGGTGTTTAgaattgttgaataattgggtaaaatggaagatctaacttcaatgataggtctctctctctatttatgaTATATGTTAAGTACAATACCAATGgtcataatacccttactaactcactttttaacataactctaacacataataataataataataatgactaaataaccattaacactccccctcaagctggagaatacatatcatatgctcctcgcttgttacaaataaatttcatCTGAGCACCTCGCAACACTTTAGTGAAATATGAAACTTAGACTCCACATGTGTGGTTGTAGAGCTTCTAACAaccaacttcaatgtgctttgtttgcACATGgaagaccgggttggaggcaatatgaatagcagctcgattatcgcacatcaactccataggttgagaatgtgaaaaacctagttctttcaacatgttctttaaCCGAACAAATTGACATGTAGTGTGTGCCATAGCCCTATACTTTGACTTAGCACTTGACTTaaccaccacaatttgtttcttacttttccaagacgcCAAATTGCCATTGACATAGATATGGTACCCGGTTGTGGATCTTCGGTCAGAAGGTGACCCAACCTATTTTGCCTTTGTATGTCCCTGAATTTGAGCGTGACTCcgatcttgatataagagacctctccttgGTGTACCTTTCAGTTGTCTCAAAATGCGAATGACTacatcccagtgacttgttctcgGGGAATCT
This region of Malania oleifera isolate guangnan ecotype guangnan chromosome 10, ASM2987363v1, whole genome shotgun sequence genomic DNA includes:
- the LOC131165441 gene encoding SHUGOSHIN 2 isoform X2, coding for MDGSFSSNAENGGVGDNPKIDKIAKRFSYGNGTRKKLADISNLPQQSQPSCQVEKLQCTKEYIDQLHKENMALMKLLADRNKIIELSGLELQKLRIALQKVQQQNLQLAQANSQMLAELNSGKDRLKALQHELGCKNGLLKARALELGGKAKRKRCRDSSNQVGAIKCVKTEGMLQVDKDDNISCNLDRKEQHRDQSMGASTTIQVQAKEKADNKRTCSRRQSTRFKSGEPELTEDLFEIDDAKFPVSPLRDDPMQENGSTSSSSLGKKKDKEGNVTPRYEAQEFRRSSIGRPSRRAAERVQSYKEVPLNVKMRRSEMMR
- the LOC131165441 gene encoding SHUGOSHIN 2 isoform X1 → MDGSFSSNAENGGVGDNPKIDKIAKRFSYGNGTRKKLADISNLPQQSQPSCQVEKLQCTKEYIDQLHKENMALMKLLADRNKIIELSGLELQKLRIALQKVQQQNLQLAQANSQMLAELNSGKDRLKALQHELGCKNGLLKARALELGGKAKRKRCRDSSNQVGAIKCVKTEGMLQVDKDDNISCNLDRKEQHRDQSMGASTTIQVQAKEKADNKRTCSRRQSTRFKSGEPELTEDLFEIDDAKFPVSPLRDDPMQENGSTSSSSLGKKKDKEGNVTPRYEAQEFRRSSIGRPSRRAAERVQSYKEVPLNVKMRRSESFE